The following are encoded in a window of Ricinus communis isolate WT05 ecotype wild-type chromosome 4, ASM1957865v1, whole genome shotgun sequence genomic DNA:
- the LOC8265489 gene encoding berberine bridge enzyme-like 8, translating to MSMSRALTVFSILSSLQVLLFHMSMAALDLTQEKTILQCLSTHSITNPPISEVTYFPSNPKYTSILQSYIRNLRFNSSASPKPFFIVTPTHSSHIQASIICSKIHGLELRIRSGGHDFDGLSYISNLPFIILDMFNMRSVSIDMEDESAWIESGATLGEVYYWIAKRSGVHGYPAGVCPTVGVGGHLSGGGYGNLMRKYGLSVDNVVDAVVIDADGRVLDREAMGEDLFWAIRGGGGASFGVIVSWKIKLVLVPEIVTVFRVEKTLEEGASDIVYQWQQVADKIHKDLFIRVVLNRAVRHGQETVKAKFNALFLGNAERLVGLMDEKFPELGLLHKDCKEMSWIESVLFWSNYPIGTSVDVLLERHSQAEKFLKRKSDYVQEPISKQDLEGIWKKMIELKQAALTLNPYGGRMSEIPECETPFPHRAGNIYKIQYAVSWKDASVEAEEQNLDIIRKMYDYMTPFVSKSPRCSYLNYRDVDLGVNEVGNESYEEASRWGYKYFKGNFDRLVEVKTKVDPCNFFRYEQSIPSLEAS from the coding sequence ATGTCAATGTCCAGGGCACTAACTGTATTCTCAATTCTTTCAAGTCTACAAGTTTTATTGTTTCATATGTCAATGGCAGCTTTAGATTTAACCCAAGAAAAAACCATTCTCCAATGCCTTTCTACTCATTCCATAACCAATCCACCAATCTCTGAAGTCACTTACTTTCCTTCCAATCCTAAATACACATCTATCTTACAATCATACATAAGAAACCTCAGATTCAACTCCTCTGCATCCCCAAAGCCTTTTTTCATTGTAACACCTACCCATTCATCTCATATCCAAGCATCCATTATCTGCTCCAAGATTCATGGCTTAGAGCTTAGAATTCGAAGTGGTGGCCATGATTTTGATGGACTTtcttatatatcaaatttaccctttatcattcttgaCATGTTTAATATGCGATCTGTAAGTATAGACATGGAAGATGAAAGTGCCTGGATCGAGTCTGGTGCTACTCTTGGCGAAGTTTATTACTGGATTGCTAAAAGGAGTGGAGTTCATGGATACCCAGCTGGGGTTTGTCCTACTGTTGGTGTTGGAGGGCATTTGAGTGGAGGTGGATATGGTAACTTAATGAGGAAGTATGGGTTGTCTGTTGATAATGTTGTTGATGCAGTAGTAATTGATGCTGATGGGAGGGTTCTGGATAGAGAAGCAATGGGGGAAGATCTTTTCTGGGCTATTAGAGGTGGTGGTGGAGCTAGCTTTGGAGTTATTGTTTCTTGGAAAATTAAGTTAGTTCTTGTTCCAGAAATTGTTACTGTTTTTAGAGTTGAAAAAACACTGGAAGAAGGTGCTTCAGATATTGTTTATCAATGGCAACAGGTTGCTgataaaattcataaagatCTGTTTATAAGGGTGGTTTTGAATCGTGCTGTAAGACATGGACAAGAGACTGTCAAGGCTAAATTCAATGCCTTATTTCTAGGAAATGCAGAAAGACTTGTTGGTCTAATGGATGAGAAGTTTCCTGAATTGGGTTTACTGCATAAAGATTGCAAGGAAATGAGCTGGATTGAATCAGTGTTGTTTTGGTCAAATTACCCAATTGGAACTTCTGTGGATGTTTTGCTTGAGAGACATTCTCAAGCAGAGAAGTTCCTGAAGAGGAAGTCAGATTATGTACAAGAGCCTATATCAAAGCAAGATCTTGAAGGTATTTGGAAAAAGATGATTGAACTAAAACAAGCCGCATTGACACTTAATCCATATGGAGGAAGAATGAGTGAGATCCCAGAATGTGAAACTCCATTTCCACATAGAGCAGGGAACATATACAAAATCCAATATGCAGTGAGTTGGAAAGATGCCAGTGTTGAAGCAGAAGAGCAAAACTTGGATATCATAAGGAAAATGTATGATTATATGACACCATTTGTGTCAAAATCACCAAGATGTTCGTATCTGAATTACAGAGATGTTGATTTGGGCGTGAATGAAGTTGGAAATGAAAGTTATGAAGAAGCCAGTAGATGGGGATACAAGTACTTCAAAGGCAATTTTGACAGATTGGTGGAAGTAAAGACAAAGGTGGATCCTTGTAATTTCTTTAGATATGAACAAAGCATCCCATCTCTTGAAGCTTCTTAG